One genomic region from Pecten maximus chromosome 5, xPecMax1.1, whole genome shotgun sequence encodes:
- the LOC117326712 gene encoding T-complex protein 11-like protein 1, translated as MAEKGDRDDLNLPLGGVSSDNEDELNSSMASTGSEEGQDIKKRRTQTPSPRRASPFPVPASPPKFISMEELIKATTGVKNMSLAHEIAVDANFKIAPAEKDPKSFEKQVEMIMHKAFWDVFQESINEDPPNYHHALVLIGDVQKICELLHMYSFKPFSCWKNFAKF; from the exons ATGGCAGAAAAGGGAGACAGAGATGATTTGAATCTCCCCCTGGGAGGAGTTTCATCAGATAATGAGGATGAGCTAAACTCGTCCATGGCAAGCACTGGGAGTGAGGAAGGACAAGATATTAAGAAGAGACGTACACAGACTCCTAGTCCTCGCAGGGCGTCACCGTTTCCAGTACCAG CCTCACCACCAAAGTTCATTTCAATGGAAGAGCTTATCAAGGCAACAACTGGAGTCAAAAACATGAGTCTTGCACATGAGATAGCAGTAGATGCAAATTTTAAAATAGCTCCCGCAGAAAAGGATCCAAAGAG TTTTGAGAAACAAGTGGAGATGATTATGCATAAAGCATTCTGGGACGTTTTCCAGGAAAGTATCAATGAAGATCCCCCAAACTACCACCATGCTTTAGTTCTCATCGGGGATGTCCAAAAG ATTTGCGAGTTACTGCATATGTACAGTTTTAAGCCATTTTCATGCTGGAAGAATTTTGCCAAATTTTGA